In a genomic window of Ipomoea triloba cultivar NCNSP0323 chromosome 3, ASM357664v1:
- the LOC116012223 gene encoding trihelix transcription factor ASIL2: MDDSDDEGRYSQKPTSVYSFSSRSRRPIRNPSSYPKDTHYSRYKNEYECDDTEESDEGEDDPEFNGGAENGYDFRNKKKRKMESLVSNYEFAPRAVGNLQGTTRGGGSSRGAWSEEESFVLLDVWGERYLELGRRSLRGEDWVDVAEKVSEMIGVEKSEVDCRNQLDVLKKKYKKEREKMEKMGGGFSSKWPFFKKMDVLMNLRMKGHCGLGCGVDSGEYVFMDPRMYLDRSNVMDEMRDSPAGSDVDNEDEQEETEGEAGWEEDEESAKLLAESIQRFGDIYEKIENSKRKQMMELEKMKWEFQRELEMQKKQIIERAQAEIAKIRDTEDSGGDDDEDDEEEENNNVSAEKLNG, translated from the coding sequence ATGGATGATTCTGATGATGAAGGAAGGTACTCACAAAAACCCACTTCTGTTTACAGCTTTTCTTCTCGATCGAGACGCCCAATTAGGAACCCTAGTTCTTATCCTAAAGACACCCATTATAGTAGATACAAGAACGAATATGAATGTGATGATACTGAAGAGTCTGATGAAGGAGAAGATGATCCGGAATTCAACGGGGGGGCTGAGAACGGGTATGATTTCAGGaacaagaagaaaagaaagatggAGTCTTTAGTGTCAAATTACGAGTTTGCCCCTCGTGCCGTGGGAAATTTACAAGGAACCACTCGAGGTGGAGGGAGCTCGAGAGGGGCGTGGAGTGAGGAGGAGAGTTTCGTGTTGTTGGACGTGTGGGGGGAGAGGTATTTGGAGTTGGGGAGGAGAAGTTTGAGGGGTGAGGATTGGGTTGATGTAGCCGAGAAGGTTTCAGAGATGATTGGGGTGGAGAAGAGCGAGGTCGACTGTAGGAATCAGTTGGATGTGTTGAAGAAGAAGTACAAGAAGGAGAGGGAGAAGATGGAGAAAATGGGAGGCGGGTTTTCGAGCAAGTGGccatttttcaagaaaatggatGTATTGATGAATTTGAGGATGAAAGGGCATTGTGGGTTGGGTTGTGGGGTTGATTCTGGTGAGTACGTGTTTATGGACCCTCGAATGTATTTAGATAGGTCTAACGTTATGGATGAGATGAGGGATAGTCCTGCAGGATCGGATGTAGATAACGAGGATGAGCAAGAAGAGACTGAAGGGGAGGCAGGATGGGAGGAAGATGAGGAATCTGCCAAGTTGTTGGCCGAGTCGATTCAAAGGTTCGGGGATATATATGAGAAGATTGAGAATAGTAAGAGGAAACAAATGATGGAATTGGAAAAGATGAAGTGGGAATTCCAGAGGGAATTGGAGATGCAAAAGAAGCAAATTATTGAGAGGGCACAGGCAGAAATTGCTAAGATAAGGGACACAGAAGATAGCGGTggggatgatgatgaagacgaTGAAGAGGAGGAGAACAATAATGTTTCAGCTGAGAAGCTCAATGGGTGA
- the LOC116012999 gene encoding glycine-rich cell wall structural protein 1.0-like: MVKKDAIFLSCIFFALLAKLSAADFVAKPDCFGKIAHFMHGGLVPPIPPIPGVGPPATPVPGGGPPATPVPGGGTPATPVPGGGGTPATPVPGGGSPATPVPGGGGTPATPVPGGGSPTTPVPGGGCCGWPPVTPSPGCGPGNILCGGGISNGGAIGGLLGNLNNGGFVKGINGDNDWGLGNLGGFDAGDGDGDDGFGPNWGKKKGGGFGGGFGGGFGKGTGGGEGGGFGGGFGKGGPGGGEGGGFGGGYGKSGPGGGVGEGGGFGGGFGKGGGDDGGDNWGADKGGGMGGGFGGGYGKGTGGGEGGGFGGGFGKGGPGGGEGGGFGGGYGKGGGDGGVGEGGGFGGGFGSGGDKGFGGWNDNKISKSRDKTLSNDNVKMDGGRNGEGGLV; the protein is encoded by the coding sequence ATGGTGAAGAAAGACGCCATTTTTCTGTCATGCATATTCTTTGCTCTCTTGGCTAAGCTTAGTGCTGCTGATTTTGTTGCAAAACCTGATTGTTTTGGAAAGATTGCCCACTTTATGCATGGAGGACTAGTGCCACCAATCCCACCAATCCCCGGAGTTGGCCCGCCGGCTACACCCGTTCCCGGAGGTGGTCCTCCGGCTACTCCCGTGCCCGGAGGTGGCACTCCGGCTACTCCCGTGCCGGGAGGTGGCGGCACTCCGGCTACTCCCGTGCCGGGAGGTGGGTCTCCGGCTACTCCCGTGCCCGGAGGTGGTGGAACTCCGGCTACTCCGGTGCCGGGAGGTGGTTCTCCGACTACACCGGTGCCGGGAGGTGGTTGTTGTGGGTGGCCTCCCGTTACACCTTCACCAGGGTGTGGGCCAGGTAATATACTATGTGGAGGGGGCATAAGCAACGGTGGTGCAATTGGAGGTTTGCTTGGAAATCTTAATAATGGAGGGTTTGTTAAAGGCATTAATGGAGATAATGACTGGGGCCTTGGAAATTTGGGGGGGTTTGACGCCGGAGATGGTGACGGTGACGATGGATTTGGTCCTAATTGGGGCAAAAAGAAGGGTGGAGGGTTTGGTGGAGGTTTTGGGGGAGGGTTTGGTAAAGGCACCGGAGGAGGAGAGGGCGGAGGCTTTGGCGGCGGATTCGGAAAAGGCGGCCCCGGAGGAGGGGAAGGCGGAGGCTTTGGCGGCGGATACGGAAAAAGCGGCCCCGGAGGAGGAGTAGGGGAAGGTGGAGGCTTTGGCGGCGGATTCGGGAAAGGCGGTGGCGACGATGGAGGTGATAATTGGGGCGCTGACAAAGGCGGTGGGATGGGAGGCGGATTCGGCGGCGGGTATGGTAAAGGCACCGGAGGAGGAGAAGGCGGAGGCTTTGGCGGCGGATTCGGAAAAGGCGGCCCCGGCGGAGGGGAAGGTGGAGGCTTCGGCGGCGGGTATGGTAAAGGCGGCGGCGACGGAGGAGTAGGAGAAGGTGGAGGGTTTGGCGGCGGGTTCGGAAGCGGCGGAGACAAAGGCTTTGGAGGATGGAACGACAATAAAATTAGTAAAAGCAGAGACAAAACGTTAAGTAATGACAACGTAAAAATGGATGGGGGCAGAAACGGAGAGGGAGGATTAGTTTAA
- the LOC116012221 gene encoding homoserine kinase-like codes for MAATCYQPSSSLNLNRLKRSVSSTKQPNPLLNIRRSSSPLFSALTSPSLTISDPEPVYASVKSFAPATVANLGPGFDFLGCAVDGIGDFVTVRVDPHVPPGQVSISEISGAGNKLSKDPLSNCAGIAAIAVMKMLNIQSVGLSLSLDKGLPLGSGLGSSAASAAAAAVAVNDLFGSRLSVSDLVFAGLESESKVSGYHADNVAPCIMGGFVLIRSYNPLELIQLKFPQEKNLFFVLVNPEFEAPTKKMRAALPAEITMSSHVWNCSQAGALVASVLQGDLAGLGKALSSDKIVEPRRAPLIPGMEAVKKAGIEAGAFGCTISGAGPTAVAVTDDEERGMEIGKRMVEAFFQEGHLKALAMVKRLDRVGARVVSSTPIS; via the coding sequence ATGGCGGCTACCTGTTATCAGCCGTCATCTTCACTAAATCTGAATAGACTGAAACGCTCCGTTTCCTCTACAAAACAACCCAATCCTCTGCTTAATATCAGGCGAAGCAGCAGCCCACTCTTTTCTGCGCTCACGTCTCCCTCCCTCACCATTTCTGACCCGGAACCCGTTTACGCCTCCGTCAAGTCTTTTGCACCCGCCACCGTCGCTAATCTGGGCCCCGGCTTCGACTTCCTCGGCTGCGCCGTCGATGGCATCGGCGATTTCGTCACCGTCCGCGTTGATCCACACGTTCCTCCCGGCCAAGTCTCCATTTCCGAAATCTCCGGAGCCGGGAATAAGCTCAGCAAGGATCCGCTCTCCAACTGTGCCGGTATCGCCGCCATCGCCGTTATGAAGATGCTTAACATCCAATCCGTCggcctctccctctccctcgaCAAGGGCTTGCCTTTGGGGAGTGGATTAGGATCCAGCGCCGCCAGcgctgccgccgccgccgtcgcaGTCAATGACCTATTCGGCAGCCGATTGTCCGTCTCGGACCTCGTCTTCGCCGGTCTAGAATCGGAATCTAAGGTCTCCGGCTACCACGCGGACAACGTGGCCCCTTGTATCATGGGAGGGTTTGTGCTCATTCGGAGCTACAACCCGTTGGAACTCATCCAATTGAAGTTCCCACAAGAAAAGAACCTCTTCTTTGTGCTGGTGAATCCAGAATTCGAAGCTCCCACGAAGAAGATGAGGGCGGCGCTGCCGGCGGAAATAACGATGTCCAGCCATGTGTGGAACTGCAGTCAGGCCGGGGCTCTGGTGGCGTCTGTTCTGCAAGGAGACTTGGCGGGGCTGGGAAAGGCTCTGTCGTCGGATAAGATAGTGGAGCCGAGAAGAGCTCCATTGATTCCTGGGATGGAGGCAGTTAAGAAGGCAGGTATTGAGGCAGGAGCTTTCGGGTGCACCATCAGCGGTGCAGGACCCACTGCAGTAGCAGTTACGGATGATGAAGAAAGAGGAATGGAGATTGGGAAAAGAATGGTGGAAGCCTTCTTCCAGGAAGGGCATCTCAAGGCTTTGGCTATGGTGAAGAGGCTTGATAGGGTTGGTGCTAGGGTTGTCAGCAGTACACCCATATCATGA